Proteins from a single region of Pseudopedobacter saltans DSM 12145:
- a CDS encoding GNAT family N-acetyltransferase translates to METTDVILNEKNRGEVELFSDGKKVGFMEISVYNQRLTVYHTEVDSQYEGRGFAKLLLGKLVSYARENDLKIVALCPYVHAQFRRHPEDYQDVWYNKEA, encoded by the coding sequence ATGGAAACAACAGATGTAATACTGAACGAGAAAAACCGTGGAGAAGTAGAATTATTCTCTGACGGAAAGAAAGTCGGCTTTATGGAAATATCCGTATATAATCAGCGATTGACAGTATACCATACCGAAGTAGACTCGCAATATGAAGGTCGGGGCTTCGCAAAATTACTTTTGGGAAAACTGGTGTCTTATGCCCGTGAAAACGATTTAAAGATTGTTGCACTGTGTCCTTACGTACATGCGCAGTTCAGACGCCATCCAGAGGACTATCAGGACGTTTGGTACAACAAAGAAGCATAA